tttgttgGCAAAAAGAGAGCTTCAGGATAGTCATCTTGCGAGACGAATAGAGAGTGAATGTTAACATCACAAGTTACTTTAGAATCCTTGTCTTTGACCGTCATAATCAGAGAAAGATCTTCTTTATTTGAAACACCAGTAATATGAATAGATCTGTTCTGTAAGGAAGCCAGCAGCATAACAGAGGCCAAGTCAGAGGTTTTGGCCTCAGCGATGACTTGCTTCTCAATCGGccagttcttcaatagcGCGGCAACGGTCGACACCTTGTTCTTTAGTTCACGGAACGGCAAAAACAAAGCGCTGACTTCATTGGCAGTTTGCGCAATGGTATCAACGTTGTTTGCGGTTCCTGCAACTGTGAATGAGAAGTTCGTATAGGCTGAGTCTTGTGATGCAGAGAAGGCAGACTTTAACGAAGTTGGATCAGAGATTATAGGGCCTGCTAGTGATCTAGCCATTAGCTGACAGTAAGTAAATCCGGATTCCAAAGATAATCTTGTAACCTCCTTCAACTCGGCCGGACCTTTGATGACGTTTGAGGAATTTGCAGCGAAAGTGGCAATGTTGATAAAGCCTGGTACAGTAACTGTTCTATGAGAGGTTTGCGCATCACGATCAGAGACATCGAGGTTTAAATTACGCGATAGAGCTTCGATTAGCAATTTTGCGCACTTAACATTAGTAACGAGAGGAACCGAATAATCCACTGCCATACGACGAGTTCTATAACCTTTTGAAACATAAGAGGCAGGGCGGCGGAATCTATTTGCTGAGGGCAAATTGATGTACAAGTCAATTTTATTGTTAGCCAAATGCTGGGTTAGAGAGTATTCTGACTTCTCATCGTCCTCTTGGTTCAAAACCTCCAAGTACTGTACAGGGATACCATGCTCGGAAATGAAATCAGCTGTACCGGCAGTTgcaaagagcttgaaacCCATGTTGCACAACTTTTTCACTGACGGCAACAGCTCTTGTTTCTCTTTGTAAGAACCGATCGATAATagaatattcttctttggtaATTTGAACCCGGTAGACAACAAAGATTTTAGGTACGCCTCGTATTTCGAGTGGCCGAAAGTGGCAACCTCACCTGTGGACGCCATCTCGACACCAAGCACGGGATCCGCACCGGCAAGACGTGGGAAAGAGAATTGTGGAACCTTAATAGCCACGTAGTCGTCAGGTAGTTTCTCAACGGGATAAGGTGTGAAAGGCAGACCCATCACTGCTTTGGTTGCCAACTCAATCAAATTGACACCAACCACTTTCGATATAAATGGGAAGGAACGCGAAGCACGAACATTACATTCGATGACCTTGATCTCGTTGTTCTTGGCTATGAATTGAATATTAAAAGGTCCTGTaattttcaaagctttACCAATCTTTGCTGTAGCAACCACGATTCGGTTGACAGTCTCAGGATCCAGATCCTGAGGTGGAACAATCAGAGTTGCGTCACCGGAGTGCACACCGGCATTTTCGACATGCTCCGAAACGACGTGCATGACCAGCTCACCATCTCTAGCCACAGCATCcatttcaatttctttggCATTTTCGATATATTTAGTGATAACAACCGGATAATCACGAGAAACCTCGACAGCTTGGTTCAGATATGattcaagatcatctctgGAATATACCGTGTTCATTGCCGCGCCTGACAAGACGTAAGAAGGACGGACTAAAACAGGATAACCAACTTTGTCGGCGAATTCCTCGGCTTCTTCCATTGAAGTCAACTCTTTCCAGGCTGGTTGATCAACGCCAATTTGATCAAGCATACGTGAGAACTTGTAACGATTTTCTGCACTGTCAATCATTTCTGGAGAAGTACCCAAAATTTTAACGTTTTCACGGTGTAGCGACATAGCTATATTATTTGAAGTTTGACCACCCATGGAGACAACAACACCTGCCGAGTTTTCAATTTCATAAATATCAAGAACCCTTTCAAGGTTGATAGTCTCAAAGTATAGTCTATCAGCTTCGTCGTAATCAGTCGAGACAGTTTCTGGATTATAGTTGACCATGATAGTCTTGATCTTATTGGCACGTAGAGTTCTGACGGCCGTCACTGCACACCAGTCGAATTCGACCGAAGAACCGATACGATAGACACCGGAACCTAAGACCATAACACCATTATCCTTGAAGTCCAAATCGTGCGCAGCAGCATTGTAAGTCATGTACAAATAATTAGTGAATGCTGGAAATTCGGCAGCAACAGTATCAATCTGCTTAACGAAAGGCGTGATACCGTACTCCTTCCTCAAGCGACGAATAGCAACTTCATTTGAGTTGAGGAATTTAGCAATTTGTCTATCGTCGAAACCTAATTGTTTGGCTTGCTTTAAAACAATTGGAGGCAAATTCTCTTTGCTACCAAAATCTGCcactttcttcgagaaTTTAACCAGATCGTACAACTTGTTCAAAAACCATTTATCAATGTTAGTCATTTCCCAAACCTGATCAACAGAGTATCCCAACTTAGCAAAAGCATTAGCAATTGCAAAAATACGTAAATCGGATGGATTTTTTAGCTCATAGTCGATATCAATATCCAGCGCGGTCTCATTGAAACCTAGGTTGCTATACTCAGTGGATCTGATTGCTTTCTGAATAGCTTCCTCGAATGTTCTACCAACACTCATCACTTCACCAACAGATTTCATAGAGGAAGATAAGGCAGTTGAGACTCTAgtgaattttttcaaatcccATCTTGGCATTTTCACAACACAATAATCTAACGATGGTTCAAAGCATGCACAGGTGGATTTTGTTACTGAGTTGGTGACCTCGTTCAATGGAATGTTGAGACCCAATTTGGCTGCGGTATAAGCCAGAGGATAACCAGTAGCCTTGGATGCCAATGCCGAAGAACGGGATAAGCGCGCATTCACTTCAATGATACAATACTCCTTGGAGAATGGATTCAAAGCGTATTGAATGTTACATTCACCAACCACGCCTAGATGTCTAATGACGTTGACAGCTGTAGTTCTCAGCATATTGTAATCTTCGTCGGTAAGCGTTTGAGATGGTGCAACGACAATAGAATCACCAGTGTGAATACCCAAAGGATCAAAATTCTCCATGTTACAAACCGTGATACAGTTGTCGAACGCATCACGCACAACTTCGTACTCAACCTCTTTCCAACCCTTCATTGATCTTTCAACTAGAACTTGgggagaagaagcaaaggcAACATTACAAAGATCGATCAGCTCTTGTTCATTGTATGCAAAACCAGAACCTAAACCACCCAAAGCATAAGCGGCACGAACAATGACTGGGAAACCAATATTCTTCACAGCAGCTAGCGCTTCCTCGACGGAATTAGCAGCTTGGGACTTTGCGCATTTTTCGTCAATTTCTGCCATGGCTTGGGCAAACAGTTCACGGTCCTCAGTGGTGATAACAGTATCAATTGGAGTACCGAGGACCTTGACTCCAAGAGTCTCGAATTCATCCTTCATTTCGATACCGACCGATAAAGCGGTTTGGCCACCAAAAGTGACGTAGATAGCGTCAGGGCGTTCATGTAGAATGACTTTTCTAACGAATTCGGCAGTGACGGGTAAGAAGTAAACCTTATCTGCCAGACCCTTGGATGTTTGAATGGTTGCAATGTTTGGATTGATCAGGATTGTGTAAatgccttcttctttcaaagccttgATAGCTTGAGACCCCGAGTAATCAAATTCACCAGCTTGACCAATGGATAAACCCCCGGAACCCAGGACAAGCACTTTCTTTGGTTCGACTCTTGGATGTGCCTTCCTATTGTCCTCGATCTTTCCACCTGGGAACTCAACTGGTTTTAGGATGCCGGTCGATTTGTGATCCTTTACCGCTTGGATGAAAACGTCGAACAAAAATTCGGTATCTCTGGGGCCTGGAGTTGACTCAGGATGGAATTGCACAGAGAAGTAAGGTAATTCCTTGTGGTACATACCCTCGTTAGAGGAGTCGTTGGCATTCGTAAAAAGAGGCTCCCAACCATCGCTCATGGACTCGGCGTCGACAGCGAAACCATGGTTTTGAGACGTGATGTAACATCTGCCACTGATGGTGGAGGTACATGGGATATTGTGGCCACGATTACCGAACTTTAGCTTCATGGTGGAAAAACCGTTGGCTCTTGCGAGCAATTGATGACCCAAACAAATACCGAAAATAGGTGTTTTCTTAGATTGTACCACAGCGGTTAATCTATTTGCCAAGTCAGTGAGCACCGATGGGTCACCAGGACCATTGGAGATGAACAGACCATCGTACTGCTCTTGAGTGAAGTCGTAGTCCCATGGCACGACCATCAATTCCACACCACGGTTAACGAAACAACGAATCTGGTTGAATTTCAAACCCACATCAATGGCAAGAATCCTCAAAGTCTTACCATCCGGGCCTTTTTGCAATTTAACACGCTCATGATCTGTTGGAGGCAGGTACAGATGTGGCTCCTTCGTCGAAACCTGAGCAACCAAATTCTGCACGTTTGGATCGTACCATTGTGGCACGTCAAAGGAGTCCCTCCAAAGTGGAGATCCAACGTCAACATTAGTAGAACTGCTTCTTTGCAAGGCAAGTCTACCCAACATCGAACCTTTATCTCTCAGATGCTTGGTCAGCGCCCTGGTGTCCACACCATAGACCGCTGGAACGCCTTCTTCCTTCAGCCACTTGCCCAGTGAAGACTTTGCAAGCCAATGTGAGTATTGCTCTGTGTAATGCGAAATGACCAAACCGGCCACATGGATCCTATTACTCTCGAAGTACCTTGGCAACCCTTCGACTATCTCATCGGCTAACTGGCGATCTGGCACACCGTAGTTGCCGACCAAGGGGAACGTGATAACCAAGATCTGGCCTTCGTAGGACGGGTCGGTGATCGATTCGGGATAGCCAACCATACCAGTCTGGAACACCAATTCACCAGCCGCCGACTTTTCAGCACCAAATGAATAACCCAATAGCGAAGTGCCATCTTTCAACTCCAAAGCGACTAACCGATCGCCCGTAGCCTCCAATGGAGGAGTGACAGGCGCAGTAGGAATAATAACAGACATGAATTCTGCCCTGAAGTTTAAATCACGATAATTACCTCTGAGAAAACATCAATCGACCAACGGTTAGTAACACGTCTGACACTCCCAATGCCTGCTTCCCAGGCCCTATacaagagttgaagaacCTCGACTCTCCGTGGAAAACGATTTTCCACTTTATCTCCATCTCTCATAATACTGATCTATTAGAACATACCAATTGAAATATGCTAACGACTTCTCAATCTGTGTGTATTGTTGCGCTTAATTTAAGTACTCTGCCTGGGGACTTGGACTGAGATACGAAGCTTTCAGCGGTTTGTCTGTCTTTCCAACAATCACAGATCGATCAAAAAGAAGCCGATGCCTTTTATTATTGGATCTACTagaacaagaaagaaagacaaTATGTAAAGATAGTAATGGGGTGAACGCggaaaagaaaattggTCTACATGAAATATAGGATGTATACAATAGAGAAGATGGGATGAAGACAGTTAGATGAAGCAAAGAGTGAGAAGAAAGTGCGAAAGTCTTGGGAATTCTGAGAGGAATTTATACTGCCAAGTTTTGCAATTTGCCGCCCACAtaaagtgaaaaaatttttcacctcATCGTTGCATCATCGCTTCTTTTTGTCCGATGGACATCGTCTTGTCCGACGGCGAGACGTCGAGAAGGGACCAGGACATGTCAGGACATCATCAATCCGGGTAACGGGAAGAGAAAAGGTATTAGCGGCTACGTTATTGCAGGTTAGATGATGCGTTGGTTGGTGACAGTGGCGGCAAGGCCTCATTATGACTGGATATATATGCTGTAGTTTATTATAGTCTTACTCTTGGTAGGAGACGGGTATGTTCGTGTCGAGTGGCTCGTCGTCTGATCGCTCCTTGCGGCGCGCTGAGAGCCCATCGAGATGGTGCAGTGAGCCTGGAGACTCCATCGACGATGTTGAATGCATGGATGATGGCAGCGAAGGGTCACCACGAGGTGCTGCATGGCGAGAGGACGAATCTAGAGGGTCCCGTGTGGAGTTACGGGCTCCAGGGAGATTGTAATCGGGACGGTCATGGTTGTCCTCGTAGGAGTGCAGTGCCGAGTTTTCAGGTTTTGCCACGGTGGACCTTAGGCGCCCGAAGAGGTTATTCAATTGGCTTgtttttttcttgaagtatgCAGTAACTGGATCAACGTTGTCGCTTGCGCTTCGCGGAATGCGCTTCAGCTTCAGATCCTCGATGTGATCGACATGCTCCAATCTATCACTGGGTAACATGATAGCGCGGTCCAACGCGTATGGGAGGCCTCTGTGTCTACCTCTGATGAGCATCGCAACCATTACCAGCTTTGATAGGGTTGTAAACTGTCCTGAGAAAGAAGTGTTGAAGTTCGGGAACCCAAGGGAAAGTCCAACTGTGCCGTACGCACTCACAATTTCGAAAAGGATCGCAAATATGTTGAAATCGGGCTTTGTCGGATCTTTGATTTTGCCTCCTTCACAAAGACAGATAATGAATAGGCCAAGAAATAGAAACCATATGTCGAAAGACAATTGCTTCCTTAAGTGCGCTCCGATGAATGACTCGGTGGATGgatccttcttctttttcttaGCTTGCGCCCTTGGTAGGTTTGAATCACCTGCTGACCCCTCACTGCTATCGGACTCTTCTGAGTGAAGAGTGTCCTCCCTTTCCATCTTCCCGTACATTCCTAGAGACTGCTCTTCATAAACGTTGGTTCTTCTTATCGAAATGGCCAGCGGCAATACCGACACATACATCATCAGCATATAGGACACCTGTACCGCGGGGTGCAATTGGCTTATGTCAACAACAGAGAAGCCTGCCGTTCTTGTGCTCACACTCTGGAAAAGCCCGTCCAGCACTCTATAACCTTTACCAATCGGCTTCAAAA
The nucleotide sequence above comes from Torulaspora globosa chromosome 6, complete sequence. Encoded proteins:
- the URA2 gene encoding bifunctional carbamoylphosphate synthetase/aspartate transcarbamylase (ancestral locus Anc_1.223), with amino-acid sequence MSVIIPTAPVTPPLEATGDRLVALELKDGTSLLGYSFGAEKSAAGELVFQTGMVGYPESITDPSYEGQILVITFPLVGNYGVPDRQLADEIVEGLPRYFESNRIHVAGLVISHYTEQYSHWLAKSSLGKWLKEEGVPAVYGVDTRALTKHLRDKGSMLGRLALQRSSSTNVDVGSPLWRDSFDVPQWYDPNVQNLVAQVSTKEPHLYLPPTDHERVKLQKGPDGKTLRILAIDVGLKFNQIRCFVNRGVELMVVPWDYDFTQEQYDGLFISNGPGDPSVLTDLANRLTAVVQSKKTPIFGICLGHQLLARANGFSTMKLKFGNRGHNIPCTSTISGRCYITSQNHGFAVDAESMSDGWEPLFTNANDSSNEGMYHKELPYFSVQFHPESTPGPRDTEFLFDVFIQAVKDHKSTGILKPVEFPGGKIEDNRKAHPRVEPKKVLVLGSGGLSIGQAGEFDYSGSQAIKALKEEGIYTILINPNIATIQTSKGLADKVYFLPVTAEFVRKVILHERPDAIYVTFGGQTALSVGIEMKDEFETLGVKVLGTPIDTVITTEDRELFAQAMAEIDEKCAKSQAANSVEEALAAVKNIGFPVIVRAAYALGGLGSGFAYNEQELIDLCNVAFASSPQVLVERSMKGWKEVEYEVVRDAFDNCITVCNMENFDPLGIHTGDSIVVAPSQTLTDEDYNMLRTTAVNVIRHLGVVGECNIQYALNPFSKEYCIIEVNARLSRSSALASKATGYPLAYTAAKLGLNIPLNEVTNSVTKSTCACFEPSLDYCVVKMPRWDLKKFTRVSTALSSSMKSVGEVMSVGRTFEEAIQKAIRSTEYSNLGFNETALDIDIDYELKNPSDLRIFAIANAFAKLGYSVDQVWEMTNIDKWFLNKLYDLVKFSKKVADFGSKENLPPIVLKQAKQLGFDDRQIAKFLNSNEVAIRRLRKEYGITPFVKQIDTVAAEFPAFTNYLYMTYNAAAHDLDFKDNGVMVLGSGVYRIGSSVEFDWCAVTAVRTLRANKIKTIMVNYNPETVSTDYDEADRLYFETINLERVLDIYEIENSAGVVVSMGGQTSNNIAMSLHRENVKILGTSPEMIDSAENRYKFSRMLDQIGVDQPAWKELTSMEEAEEFADKVGYPVLVRPSYVLSGAAMNTVYSRDDLESYLNQAVEVSRDYPVVITKYIENAKEIEMDAVARDGELVMHVVSEHVENAGVHSGDATLIVPPQDLDPETVNRIVVATAKIGKALKITGPFNIQFIAKNNEIKVIECNVRASRSFPFISKVVGVNLIELATKAVMGLPFTPYPVEKLPDDYVAIKVPQFSFPRLAGADPVLGVEMASTGEVATFGHSKYEAYLKSLLSTGFKLPKKNILLSIGSYKEKQELLPSVKKLCNMGFKLFATAGTADFISEHGIPVQYLEVLNQEDDEKSEYSLTQHLANNKIDLYINLPSANRFRRPASYVSKGYRTRRMAVDYSVPLVTNVKCAKLLIEALSRNLNLDVSDRDAQTSHRTVTVPGFINIATFAANSSNVIKGPAELKEVTRLSLESGFTYCQLMARSLAGPIISDPTSLKSAFSASQDSAYTNFSFTVAGTANNVDTIAQTANEVSALFLPFRELKNKVSTVAALLKNWPIEKQVIAEAKTSDLASVMLLASLQNRSIHITGVSNKEDLSLIMTVKDKDSKVTCDVNIHSLFVSQDDYPEALFLPTKEDQDFFWQNLDAIDAFSIGALPTLLAQITGNKVDVGLGIKDALPLLLSAVEEGKLTIDDIVERLHENPARIFNIPEQLDAAVEIDLDHSFKHTKRWSPYTKGGLNGGIERVLINNETVVLSGDLVSSAPTGKLITTAKVIPGIPATPSSANETPLSIQPPSGVRRRFSFSNERLNSFTSVDGEAENVFDQPLEQRLMSSRPPKELIAPGAIENLIRTNNPFKGRHILSVRQFKRSDFHALFAVAQELRAAVERQGVLDLMKGRLITTIFYEPSTRTSSSFIAAMERLGGRTVNINPSASSVKKGETLQDTIRTLACYSDAIVMRHPDEMSAHVAAKYSPIPIINGGNGSREHPTQAFLDLFTIREELGTVNGITVTFMGDLKYGRPVHSLCRLLQHYQVRINLVSPNELKLPNALRKELAEAGLLGVESEIINPDIISKSDVLYCTRVQQERFENKDEYERLKDVYVVDNKILSHAKKHMAIMHPLPRVNEIKEEVDYDHRAAYFRQMRYGLFVRMALLAMVMGVEL